Genomic segment of Melanotaenia boesemani isolate fMelBoe1 chromosome 10, fMelBoe1.pri, whole genome shotgun sequence:
TCTTTGTGTCTTCATCTACTGCCATCATATTTTTTGTGACACTGTAtcatttttatatgtattaCATAAAGCGCATCCTCTTAGGCACGTCTTTTTTATtgcaatagaaaaaaagatgaagaaggCTGGTGGTTTTTGCGCACCCGTGAAAAACGGTGGAGGATTTAGCTGTTCTATGGATGTGATGGGAAATGTGCgcgagctgtttttttttaaatagatatatcagtttttaattttaacgCCCAAATAGCATCGCTTGATCGTTCATCAGAAGTGTTAGTGACTCTAACAGGTAGTGTACTTTGCTATCTATGCGTTTCGGGGAAGGAGCGTGATCAGTACaatctccttctctttcttctttctatgcgcttttcttttttctgtctgattaAATAAGGGATATACTCTATTTATTATAAAAGAGAATAAGAAGCTATGTTTATATATGCTGAAGCAGACTGCCATCTACTGGTTGTGATAATTTGGCAAAATATTGAACAAGCAAACTTGAGTCTTAATTACAAGATTTTCTAATATAAGCTGAACTAATTCCACATTTTGTTCAAAGGGCTGTAAGCTGTAAATTCAATACTGAGAAGATCTGTGACTGGCTGGAAAATGGCAGATATTCTGGAGCTGCGCACAGATGGAAACTCACTCCTGAAGGCAGTATGGCTCAGACGTTTGAGACTCACCAGGCTCCTGTTGGAAGGAGGTGCATATATCAATGAGAGCAATGAACGTGGGGAGACACCACTCATGGTAGCCTGCATGTCAACACACTCTGACCAACAGAGTGTGAGCAAGTCAAAGCTTGTCAAATATCTGCTGGACAACCAAGCAGACCCCAACATACAGGATAAAGCAGGCAGGACAGCTCTGATGCATGCCTGTATCCATAAGGCTGGACACGAAGTGGTGGATCATCTCCTCAGCAACGGTGCTGACCCCAGTCTAGAGGACCGGAGTGGGGCCTCAGCTTTGGTCTATGCTATCAATGCAGATGACAAGGAGACACTAAAATTACTCTTGGATGCATGCAAAGCAAAAGGCAAGGAGGTAATCATAATCACTACAGACAAGTCACCATCTGGcacaaaaaccaccaaacaGTATCTTAATGTCCCCCCATCTCCAGAGCTGATTGAGAGGTCTTCCTCAGAATACTGTGCTTCTCCTTCTGATATTAATGTTACTGCATCTCCAACATCTgaacaagaacaacaacacaCTGTCTTCAGTTTCCAGACAAAGCTAAAAAACTCCAGTGTAGCTGCAAAGCTTCCAAATGGGCCCACATCTCCCACACGCCGGCCTGCAAACCCTAAGCGTGCACGTTTGCCTCAGCTGAAGCGGCTGCAATCAGAGCCTTGGGGGTTGATTGCTCCTTCTGTCCTGGCTGCAGCTGCCGCCCATGAAGAGAGCAAGAAAGCTGGCTCTGATGAGGATGTAGTTGTAGGGGTGAATGGACTCTCTTTGAATAAGAGGTCAGCTTTATCCCGACAGAACAGTGTGGATGGGAAGGACAGCTTATTCCCGCTGGTAGGTGAACAGTCCTGTAAAATGACAGCCTCACTATCAGTT
This window contains:
- the ankrd34c gene encoding ankyrin repeat domain-containing protein 34C, translated to MADILELRTDGNSLLKAVWLRRLRLTRLLLEGGAYINESNERGETPLMVACMSTHSDQQSVSKSKLVKYLLDNQADPNIQDKAGRTALMHACIHKAGHEVVDHLLSNGADPSLEDRSGASALVYAINADDKETLKLLLDACKAKGKEVIIITTDKSPSGTKTTKQYLNVPPSPELIERSSSEYCASPSDINVTASPTSEQEQQHTVFSFQTKLKNSSVAAKLPNGPTSPTRRPANPKRARLPQLKRLQSEPWGLIAPSVLAAAAAHEESKKAGSDEDVVVGVNGLSLNKRSALSRQNSVDGKDSLFPLVGEQSCKMTASLSVPPTSKPSYERSLGQHQPLARRSTVPTEQESSSCSSGLVSLRDTMQRRRLGNDHYDSDSQLYSDSAMLDSPKVPVERRKLNTSPLAMLTSSRESLDSNASTSSPSTARRRAPGLLERRGSGTLLLDYISHTRPGHLPPLNVNPNPPIPDIGASNKPSSPLATGIRSIAPVAPNTPKRGGLKSKKKLVRRHSMQVEQMKQLSDFEELAH